A region of Oryctolagus cuniculus chromosome 3, mOryCun1.1, whole genome shotgun sequence DNA encodes the following proteins:
- the ZC3HC1 gene encoding zinc finger C3HC-type protein 1 — protein sequence MAAPSEGAAFGAGGEKNRGAGVRSPEETPQKVRQLIDEGIAPEEGGADAKDASATFQSVNGSPQAEQPPLESTSKEAFFSRVETFSSLKWAGKPPELSPLVCARYGWVTVECDLLRCSSCQAFLCASLQPAFDFDRYKERCAELKKSLCTAHEKFCFWPDSPSPDRFGMLPLEEPAVLMSEFTDRFQSLCHLDLQLPSLRPEDLKTMCLTEDKISLLLHLLEDELDHQMDERKTTTKLGSDIQVHVTACVLSLCGWACSSSLEPVQLSLIACSQCMRKVGLWGFQQIEASTTDLDTSFGLTSSPVLGPEGRPERVPAVPESPRRMMTRSQDATFSPGSEQPEKSPGPIVCRTRSWDSSSPVERAESEAASPTTRTRPVTRSMGPGDGAGLEVPSSPVRKAKRPRLCSSSSSDAASRGFFDPTSQHRDWCPWVNITLGKETRENGGAKPDGSPPQPGWKAVLTLLLAHKQSKQSPEAESMSLSEKSRKVFRIFRQWESLCSS from the exons ATGGCGGCGCCCAGTGAGGGGGCAGCGTTTGGTGCGGGGGGAGAAAAGAATCGGGGTGCAGGGGTTCGCTCCCCAGAAGAGACCCCTCAGAAAGTCCGGCAGCTGATAGATGAGGGGATTGCCCCGGAGGAGGGAGGCGCCGACGC GAAGGACGCGTCTGCCACATTCCAGTCAGTTAATGGGTCACCCCAAGCAGAGCAGCCTCCGTTGGAGTCTACCAGCAAAGAAGCCTTCTTCAGCAGAGTGGAGACATTTTCT TCTCTGAAATGGGCAGGGAAGCCCCCCGAGCTGTCCCCACTGGTCTGCGCCAGGTATGGCTGGGTCACCGTGGAGTGTGACCTGCTCAGGTGCTCCAGCTGCCAGGCCTTCCTGTGTGCCAGCTTACAGCCAGCTTTTGACTTTGACAGAT ATAAGGAACGATGTGCTGAGCTGAAGAAGTCCTTGTGTACTGCCCACGAGAAGTTCTGTTTCTGGCCAGACAGCCCCTCGCCAG ACCGATTTGGGATGTTGCCGTTGGAGGAGCCTGCTGTCCTCATGAGTGAGTTCACGGACCGCTTTCAGAGCCTTTGTCACTTGGACCTCCAGCTGCCTTCCCTGAGGCCTGAGGACTTGAAAACTATG TGTTTGACTGAAGACAAGATCAGTCTTCTCTTACACCTGCTTGAAGATGAACTTGATCACCAAATGGATGAGAGAAAAACAACCACCAAATTGGGCTCAGACATCCAAGTCCACGTCACTGcctgtgttctctctctgtgtggctgggCATGTAG TTCCTCCCTGGAGCCTGTGCAGCTCTCCCTGATAGCATGTTCACAGTGTATGAGgaaggtggggctgtggggcttCCAGCAGATCGAGGCCTCCACCACCGACCTGGACACGTCCTTCGGCCTGACCAGCTCGCCCGTCCTGGGCCCTGAGGGGCGGCCAGAACGCGTCCCTGCGGTGCCGGAATCTCCCCGAAGGATGATGACCCGCAGCCAGGATGCCACGTTTTCCCCAGGCTCAGAGCAG CCTGAAAAGAGCCCGGGTCCCATCGTTTGCCGGACGCGGAGCTGGGACTCTTCCAGTCCCGTTGAGCGAGCGGAGTCGGAGGCGGCCAGCCCCACCACCAGAACCCGCCCGGTGACGCGCAGCATGGGGCCTGGAgacggcgctggcctggaagtgcCCTCCAGCCCCGTCCGGAAAGCCAAGCGGCCTCGCCTCTGCTCCTCCAGCAGCTCG gACGCGGCTTCCCGGGGCTTCTTTGATCCCACCTCTCAGCACAGAGACTGGTGCCCTTGGGTGAATATCACACTCGGCAAGGAGACGCGGGAGAACGGAGGAGCCAAACCCGACGGCAGCCCCCCGCAGCCCGGCTGGAAGGCAGTGCTGACCCTGCTGTTGGCCCACAAGCAGTCTAAGCAGTCTCCCGAGGCCGAGTCCATG AGTCTCTCCGAGAAATCAAGGAAAGTGTTCCGAATATTCCGGCAGTGGGAATCTTTGTGTTCATCCTGA